In Melanotaenia boesemani isolate fMelBoe1 chromosome 18, fMelBoe1.pri, whole genome shotgun sequence, the following proteins share a genomic window:
- the LOC121628562 gene encoding sialic acid-binding Ig-like lectin 10: MKEYCGSFMAVNMLLSVFFLSGVFAECYKDPHLFITAPKQMEALSGSCLLIPCSFSDRSGEILDGNRETFGVWIKSDPEYGNKPYNIIFNSSESENPFNMTIIGNLKQKNCTTLFYNLNSSQSDTYFFRIENEAFKATASCDPVNIKVKDSPQRPRIEISGDVKDLKEKESVTITCSAFTPCPHSPPELTWNLQQDSHRQTEENTDGTFTTKIQQDITLSHTHDGYTITCSARYPVDEGKRVNTSETEETLSVSYAPKDTSASISPSGLVSAGSWVKLGCSSRAKRPVSSFTWFKIRTEGPVNVSEGPVHSFNATDGGVYYCVAPNKLGNQTSQEICLNIKDIQEFGAVVYVTVQILLIVMLYSTTAIFECWIRSRFSNKPEKDVEEADYVSRVIHIQAS; the protein is encoded by the exons ATGAAGGAGTATTGTGGGAGTTTTATGGCTGTCAACATGTTGCTGagtgtcttctttctttcag GTGTTTTTGCTGAGTGTTATAAGGACCCACATCTCTTCATCACTGCACCAAAGCAGATGGAAGCACTGAGTGGATCTTGTTTGCTAATCCCATGTAGCTTTAGTGATAGATCAGGAGAAATATTGGATGGCAACAGAGAAACCTTTGGGGTGTGGATTAAAAGTGACCCAGAATATGGAAATAAACCATATAATATCATTTTTAACAGCAGTGAGTCAGAAAATCCCTTTAATATGACAATAATTGGaaacctgaaacagaaaaactgcaccactttgttttataatttaaactCAAGTCAGTCAGACACATACTTCTTCAGGATTGAGAACGAAGCGTTCAAGGCAACAGCTTCTTGTGATCCTGTTAATATAAAAGTTAAAg ATTCTCCTCAGAGACCCAGAATAGAAATCTCAGGTGATGTGAAGGACCTGAAGGAGAAGGAGTCTGTCACTATAACCTGCTCAGCTTTCACTCCCTGTCCACACTCCCCTCCTGAACTCACCTGGAATCTCCAACAAGACTCTCACAgacaaacagaggaaaacacagatgGAACCTTTACAACTAAAATCCAGCAGGACAtcactctgtcacacacacatgatggaTACACCATCACATGTTCTGCCAGATATCCTGTGGATGAAGGAAAACGTGTGAACACATCAGAGACAGAAGAGACTCTCAGTGTTTCAT ATGCTCCTAAAGACACCTCagcatccatcagtccatcagGTTTGGTGTCAGCAGGTAGCTGGGTGAAGCTGGGCTGCTCCAGCAGAGCCAAGCGTCCCGTCAGCAGCTTCACCTGGTTCAAGATCAGAACAGAGGGACCCGTTAATGTGTCTGAGGGACCGGTTCACAGCTTCAATGCAACGGATGGaggagtttattactgtgtggCTCCAAATAAACTGGGAAACCAGACGTCCCAAGAAATCTGTCTTAATATTAAAG ACATTCAGGAGTTTGGGGCTGTTGTCTACGTTACAGTGCAGATCCTGCTAATTGTAATGCTCTACAGTACAACCGCCATCTTTGAATG CTGGATTAGATCAAGATTCTCCAACAAACCAGAGAAG